DNA from Delphinus delphis chromosome 8, mDelDel1.2, whole genome shotgun sequence:
AGATCACGTTGCTCTGCTCTCCTTGATTGTCTGGCTTCAGAATGGCAGTGATGTGTGTGGCTGGCTTATTCTTCATCCCAGTAGCTGGCCTCACGGGATTTCACGTGGTGCTGGTGGCTAGGGGACGCACAACCAATGAACAGGTATGGGGAGAAGTGATGGGAGATCCCTGAAGAGCAGGGCATGTGTCTCTTGGCCCTCTCGTTAGTGTATACTTTTTATGATGAGGTGTCCAGGTTCCTCATGTAAGCATGAGTATGGGCCATTTCTTAGTTAACAGACATTTATAGAATGTCTGCTGTATACTGGTCGATTTAGGCTCTGAGGTAATAGAAACAGTAAAAGACCTGGGCCAgccctcaagaagcttatagTCCTGCTTAAAGGAAAACAGTTATTTTTGTGCCCATAACAATAGCTAACCTTACTTGCTTATTCTTACGTTATGTTATCTTAGTTTTCAATATTTAGAGAGctatttatccccattttacataagaAAACTGATGATTAGGGTCAGATAGCTACCATGAAGTGGACCCAGAATTTGAACTGATGACCCTGACTTTGGAGTTCCCATTCTTAGCTTATGCTTCTTTATGGTAGGActgtattttactcatttttatatcTCCCCGATAGTGGGTGCACAATAATTTGTCATTGATTTGTGTTTTGGCTTTTGGAGGTCAAGGTCCCATTTTTTGACTGATCTGgtcctttttccctccctctagGTTACGGGTAAATTCCGGGGAGGTGTGAACCCCTTCACtaatggctgctgtaacaatgtCAGCCGTGTACTCTGCAGTTCCCCAGCACCCAGGTACACCTACCCCTTTGCTCTAGTGTTCACCCTTGGTCAACACTTTTGTCTTCTTTGGGTTTGTTCTGGCTGCCTTTTAGGGAGGGTTCTCTTAGAATGAGAAGTGCCTACAAGGGAGAGGCACACCATCCTTTAATGGACCCTGTGAGTTCAGTTGTATTCTTTAGATGTTACTCTCTTTGGAGAACTGAGGATGAGATTTACTCGAGTGCCTTGAGCTAGGTGTATCTGCCCATAGGCCTGGTCTTGCTGTTGTTCTTGTTCttcatagaatcaaagaaatCAGTTCAATGCTGATCTTTTCCCTGGCCTGGTAGGACTGTTTCTTGTATTTGTAAAACTGCTCTACACAAGGTAGGCAACCATTAGATATtttggaatgaatgagtgaatgaaagccCTCTCACTCTTGACACTCAGGTATTTGgggagaccaaagaaagagaagacaattGTAATCAGACCACCCTTCCTTCGGCCAGAAGTGTCAGATGGGCAGATAACTGTGAAGATCATGGACAATGGCATCCAGGGAGAGCTGAGGAGAACTAAGGTGAGGAGAATTTAGGGAAGTAAAGCTAGGTAATTTGGGGGGGGTCTCGCCCATGGCAAAGAGATGGAAACTTGCTTTGTTTACATCTCTCTTATAGTATCTATCACTTTCTGATTTGTGTTAAAGTTACTTAAACACATATCTTCTTTTTCCCATTAGATTGTAGGTTCATTGACAGTAGAAATTTAGTCCATTCATTTGCATGTCTTCATAGGACTTAACATAGCAGTTTATAGATGGTAGGAGCTCAACAAGTAGATGTtggtgaaaataaacaaataagtgacAGAATGAAACccttgttgaaagcttttctttctccaaaaccGTCCCCAAACTGATCTTGTGTCCTGTCTTCCAATTCCAGTTCAGAAGTATGTGATGACTCCCCAGTGCCCCTCTTACACCAGTTTCATACTTTGAGTTGCCCTAACGCTCAGTTCTCCAAATCTGATTTTCCCTCATTTATCCAGTCTAAAGGAAGCTTGGAGATAACAGAAAGCCAGTCTGCAGATGCTGAACCTCCACCCCCTCCTAAGCCGGACCTGAGCCGTTACACGGGGCTGCGGACACACCTCAGCCTGGCTACTAATGAGGGTAAGGGCAGAAGCAGGAGTGAGAATGTTATTTGTTAGCTGTGGAGATGACACAGGCAAGGGCTGGGAGATAATGCTTGTGTTGTGACTGAGAAAACCCAGCAAGTGGTACTTGAACCACTTCTTTGGACAGCCGGGAGAAAGGGGATGACATAACAGTTAGCTATTGGCAGTGAGTTGGacatctctgtgtgtctgtgtgtactcTCAGCATCCGGACAGACCAGAGAACATTCTGGGATCTGTTTGGTACATTCACTCACTCTGTGTTCTGGGCTGGTATGAGTCTGTAGTCTTGGTTTTAGCAAAATCATTATGCTCCTTTGCTTGGTATATCTTTTCCTACCTTGTCCTCCCCCGGTACTTTAAGGAACTCTAGCCAGGTCAAAAGAACAGCTTGTAAAGTGGTGCCCCCTGGGCCTTTTCTTCCTGCAGAGAGCAGCCTCTTGGGCAAGGAcagcccccccacccctaccATGTACAAGTACCGGCCGGGCTACAGTAGCAGCAGTGCATCAGCCGCCATGCCTCACTCTTCCAGCGCCAAGGTACTGAGTACTCTCTAAGGAGTAGGGTTGTCATGTATGCCAGCTGttctgggagaaggggaggaagaagcagagggaagagaagaaaaccaaaggCATTTTACTAATTGTTGGCTTAGTAACAGCGTTGACAGTTTGTCCTTCATCCAAGAGAGGTCTCGGTAGCATGATAGATAAAAGCATTGATTACAGCATCAGATCTGAGTTCAAAACCCAGTTGTGCCATCACAGAGAAGTTCCTTAAACTCTCTAAGCCCCATTTCCTGCATCttaaaatgagatattatttgTTCCTACTTACAGATTTACTTTAGGGGTTAAACAGGATAATGCCTGTGAAAATTCTAAGCATATTGCTGGCACGTAGCAAATACTGTTTTTGACTGCCTCCTTGGGCTCTGGGGCCTACTGTCCCAAGAGGGGACAAGAGGGGGAGCACTAAGAACCTGCTTTGCTTTTCTCCCTCAGTTGAGTCGTGGGGACAGCTTGAAGGAGCCAACCTCAATTGCGGAGAGCAGCCGTCATCCCAGCTACCGTTCAGAGCCGAGCTTGGAGCCAGAGAGCTTCCGTTCTCCCACCTTTGGCAAAAGTTTTCACTTTGATCCACTGTCCAGTGGCTCACGCTCCTCCAGCCTCAAGTCAGCCCAGGGCACAGGCTTTGAGCTGGGCCAGTTGCAGTCCATTCGTTCAGAGGGCACAACCTCCACCTCCTATAAGAGCCTGGCCAACCAGACACGTAATGGAAGCCTATCTTACGACAGTCTGCTCACTCCTTCAGACAGCCCTGATTTTGAGTCCGTGCAGGCAGGGCCTGAGCCAGACCCACCTTTAGGCTACACCTCTCCCTTCCTGTCAGCCCGACTGGCCCAGCAGCGGGAAGCCGAGAGGCACCCACGTTTGGTGCCAACCGGCCCAACGCACCGAGAGCCCTCACCAGTTCGGTACGACAATCTGTCGCGCCATATCGTGGCCTCCCTCCAGGAACGAGAGAAGCTGCTACGCCAGTCACCCCCACTCCCAGGCCGTGAGGAAGAACCAGGCTTGGGGGACTCAGGCATCCAGTCAACACCAGGCTCAGGCCACGCCCCTCGTACTAGTTCCTCCTCAGATGATTCGAAGAGATCACCCTTGGGCAAGACTCCACTGGGACGCCCAGCTGTCCCCCGTTTTGGCAAGCCAGATGGGCTAAGGGGCCGGGGACTAGGGTCCCCTGAACCAGGCCCAACTGCCCCCTACGTGGGCCGATCTATGTCTTACAGCAGCCAAAAAGCCCCATCTGGTGTCTCTGAGACAGAGGAAGTGGCCTTGCAGCCATTACTGACACCCAAGTAAGTATTAGTCCATCCTGGCCCCCAATGGACTTAAAAGTAGCGTAGTGCCCTGCAGAAGGTATCAGGGCTTCACCTGTACATTTTAGTGCAAGTGGACCCAGGGTTATCCTGCTTGTAAGATAGCCCTTCATTTTCACTCTTAACTCCAGCTGCCTTCACGGGCTATTCCTGTTAAGAGACTGAGGattaatacttttttcttatttctgtcttcctaaaaagtaatttatttgcCTGAGAGTGAAAGGAATAAGTAGAGGAGAGAGGGTATCAGGCTGCTTGTAAGCAGGGcagtaaaataaaagggaatcttTGTGTAAGAAAGTATATATGTAGaaagcacatttttttctcttaactttttaaaCTACCTCCCTTTTCGGTGCTGTGTGTCCCATTTCTGacacctctctcttcttttcttcccagaGATGAAGTACAGCTCAAGACCGCCTACAGCAAAACCAACGGGCAGCCCAAGAATATAGGCTCAGCCTCCCCTGGCCCAGGCCAGCCACCTCTCAGTAGTCCTACAAGGGGAGGAGTCAAGAAGGTGTCAGGGGTGGGTGGCACCACCTATGAGATTTCGGTGTGAGCTTTgggcagctcccctcccccacacctctGCGCCTACACCAAAGGGCCCCAGGTGGCCACCTTCCTTTCCTCAAGGGGCTCCCCTCCCCTGCATGGACATTTTTTAAACAACCGATTCCAAGAGGATGaggacattttataaaatgcagTGGGGTTGGGGAGTTGGAGAGTTGGGGCCCTGAGACTGGGGTAGCAACCCCCTTCACCTTTTAAGACCTTCCCCTTCCTTAACCCCTGGACCAGACTCAGTGGACATTTGTGCAATTGCTCGCCTGGAGGGAACCAGATCATTTTTAaaccagaaataattttttttattattgttacggattctatttttttcctcttctgcgTTACCAggtgtgtgtgtacattatatatatatatatatatatataaatatatatatatatatataaaataaatatcaaagaaattATATATCTATCCTGGGATGGGAAAATGAGGGAGGGATATGTATAAGGAGGGGGATTTTACTCTTCTTATTCCTCAGACCAGCAGGAAAAGAGGGGAGACATCGATTGAAGTCTTCCTTTCCCCCGTGGTTCCCTCTCTTTGTCCCAGTTACCATCTAAGGAAATAGCACCCCCTGTTGTTGGTGCTAAGTGACCAGGAAAGAAACCCAGGGAGAGGCGTGTCTGGGTGGGGTTCTGGTCAGAGGAGGGAAGGACCTGGAGAGGAGAGTTTGTTTTCTAGGCTCACTGGCACTTAGTTTACCCCAGGGAAGGGGTCGCAGCCCCATgactttggtggtggtggtggggagatcAGGACAAGAGCTTGGCTGAGCTCCAGAAACAATACTGGATAATCCCCCCTTCTTGGGGGAGAGGAATTGTGGTGGGCTTCTTCAACTGGCCCCTCAAAGCCTTCCCCCAACTCACACGgttgacattatttttaaattcaaggcCGGGAGAGAAGAATCCAAAAAGCAATATTTCTCATCACATGCCAAAAACGGGATAGAGAGAAGGAGTGGCAGGCCTAGGCCCCTCCAGTTGTCCCTTGGGGGGTTACCCCTCAGCCCACCTCAGTATGGTGCTGGGTAGAGGGGATACCTGGGTTCTAACCTTTAAGTAGGGGAGACCCCAGCCTCTAAACAGaagcccttttattttttattctgattaGCCATTTTAAACCaacaaggaataaaaagaaatcctgatCTAACCAGCTCCCCCTGACTTGTGTTATTTTGTGTGGTTAAGGCAGGGTGAATGATCTCTGATGGGAAGTTAGTTACATGGAAAACTGCATAAGCGTCTCTGGTCCTGGTCCAACTTTAAGCAGGACTGTAGTGAAAATAACCACTTTAAACAAGAGgtcctgtttttatttcagtgatttagatgtttcagaaaaaggTCTTTTGGAACCACCAAAACTTGTCATTTCAAGGCTTAGAGAGCTCTTGACTTTTGCCACAGTTGTTCCTTAATACAGAATTTTGTCTCTGGAAAATAAAGCTCATTTTGGATGTAGTCAGAGCTGAGCCAGTGGATGATCACAGTATGAAAGCCTGTTAAAGGCAGATAGGCTAGAGGGATATATGGGTGGCAGTCTGACATCTCATATTGTCTCTTCCGTTGGTCGAAAGCAAAAGGCTGTGCCCTCACTTTAAAAAGGCACCATCAGATACTAAATCTCAGAAAACTGGCCAGAACCCTTTATTTTCACTGTCCATAACTTAAGTATTTAAACTCTTGCTCTGAAATCCTAGTTAAAACGAGCTGAATGAGTGGTTTTCCACCTGCTGATCTAGGTGAACAGTCTTGGCTCACTGCAGCAGATTTTAACTGTTCTGTGTCAAACTGAGCTTAAAGTCAGATTGCATTAGCTTGTTTTCTCATGGATGTTTCTGGTTATCTGGCCTGCTGCAAAGACTGAAgggatttattttacattttgctaGTTTaggctaccttttttttttttcctgtcttagaCATGTTTTCACATCGGCCAAGTAATTTCATTGTCTTAAGGAATGAGGCAGGTCAAAAGTTCTTATAAAGAGAAGCATTTACCTTTGCTTGCCAGAggtttatttcaaaaaatgataGGCTTGACCAAGAAGCAACCTTGCTGAAATATGTTGGTGACTGTGGGTGCTTTTTCCATTGGCTACTCTGTTTCAACACAAAACTGACACAGAACACAGCTGAGACCTAAGTGAATCCACTCCTTGAGACAGAGCCTGAAGATCATCCAGGTTACTGGTTCTCAACATTACAGGCAGAGTGTTATGTGTCTGCTGTGGAAAGGTATTAGCAAGCTCTGCCTCGCCTTTGGACCATGTTCCCCAAtctcattttggttgtttccctgcctgctgatgagaatgtaatACAAGACCCAAATCCCCTCAGATCTTAGCATGCCTTGGCTTAAACCCTGACTCTCATAGAAAGGCACTTACCTCTTAACAGGCAGCCACACTTCAGCCAGTTTGATAAatgcaattttaagaaaataaaaatcctaaaaaatcAGATAAAGTCCTAAATCAAGACAAATGGcacaaaagagatgaaaagaaagctTCCTGGGAGAGGAAGAGATGTCCATGAGAAAGCAAACTGGGCTGAGGCTTACAAAAGCAGAGCCCTTCTCTCTTACAGTGTGTTCATCTTAACTGAGCACAGCAGGAGCTGGCTTCTGTCCCAGCGGCAGGGGATGCTCCCAAGGCGGTGGCCAAGAGCCTGCAAGGCAGCTTTGTCAGCGGGTTCAGTACAGCAGGAAGGTCCTCCTGGCAGAGTCCCCTGGTCCTGCTAGcggaggctgctgctgctgctggcctgAGAGCTGCCCACGCCTGGGTGGTCGGGGCTGTGCCGGTTCTGGGGAAGAAAAGTGAGCAAGAGTAAGAGAGCCAGACTCCACCTAGGATGAGTGAGACGGGAAAACTCACCGGGCTGCAGACACCAGCCGCTCCcataccttctttttcttcttctctttcttcttccgtTTCCGTTCAggatcctcttcttttttctttttcttcttcttgtgatCTGAATCAGATGGTGTTTCTGTAGGAGAGATGAGGAGCCTATCACCTGTCGAGTTCAAAATTCTCCACTGCCGTAAGTCTGAAGACTAGAGGAAAACCCCTAGTCAAGGGCAACTGCTTTTCTTCAAATGACCAGCAAGGATTTGGAGGCAGTGCTTAAGCTCCTGCCCCAAGGTCCTACTTGCCCAGGAGACCCACATTatgtcaatttcttctttaagGAGAATCTGGGAGTCCAGGGCTCATAAGGAATTTGACTGGGTTTTTAACTGAGGAAGGTCAAAACAGATTCAGAATGTCCGGTTTTCTGGCTTTGAAGAGAACCACTTCTTACCTGGGGGGACCGGATCCTGGGTACGGCTCTGTTTGTGCTTCTGCTTATTCTTCTTCTTGGGAGGCTGAATATGCATCAGACGACACTGCTCTGGCAACTGAAGGAACCAAAGGAAGGTCCAGGTGAGTAGAGGGAGGGAATCCCCTGCTCCCATCATCTGTTCTGCTCAGTAAGTTATGAAGGAACAGAGGTAGACAGAAAAACCACCTCCGTGCCTCTCAGGCCTCCCCATGAGGGGACTCACCGGGCCTGTGTGGAGGCGGAAGCCAGCCAGCATGGTCCCTGTGATAGGATTAAAAGAGCCACCAAGAATAGGGGGCTTCTCAATGAGGGAGCGGAGGCTGCTGTTGTCATGGGAACCAGGCAGATCAATCATCCCTGGCAGGTCAGGCAGGAAGTTACTTAGCTTCTCCTTCACTTTCTTCCCACAGAATTTATTATAGGCATGTTCCAGGTTGTAGTGTGTGATCAGATTAGTGCTGCCTGTCAGCTCTGTGCTGCCTAGAAGATACAGggagaataataataagaaaaattagtACCAAgaggagagaatttttttttaagtcattgacCCAGAAGGGAaagtaaattaatcttttaagtGAGAATTACccaaaaaaacataatttaaaaaattatttttaaagtaagaaatagcaaaaatagggcttccctggtggcacagtagttacgaatccgcctgctaatgagcaggagacacgggttcgatccctggtccaggaagatcccacatgctgcggagcaactaaacccatgcaccacaactactgaagaccacgcgcctagagcccatgctctgcgacaagccactgcaatgagaagcccgcgcaccgcaacgaagagtagccccgctcaccacaactagagaaaaacccacgcgcagtaacgaagacccaacacagccaaaaataaataaataaataattttatttaaaaagtaagaaatagcaaaagtaaataacatacaataaacactaaaaatataataCTATAGAATGGTAGGTTGgaatgagaaggagaaaaaataggcaaaaatccAAATAGGGCAGCAGTGGAAACTGCTTTAACCCAATGAAGGATACGCTCGGACTAACCAGAGTAATAACTTACATGATGCTTATACTCTGTGTTAAGCACTGTGCACTGTTCTGTGTTTCATAAATGTACTAATGAGAAATTATACTTTTGGCCATGACCAGAATAATACAACCTCACAGCTCAGCTACAACCAAACTTAGGGTCAAATATGACCCAGTGGCTTGAGtgtcttgcttcctttttttttttttaaactagcaaGAAACACTAATCACCTTTACAGAGAAAAACAGGAGATTTTTCTAGCTACTGCTACATAACTTTTGTTACCACCATCTTTAGTCTCCTAATAATACCAAATATGATAGCTTTGCCTAGAAGAAAGAAAGGTTTGATTAGAAGCTGGGCAACTAGATTTCTAATCCTAGCCGTCctctatgtctcagtttccgcTTATCTATGGAATGGAGTAAAAGCTACCTTAATTACACAATTTTTCTTAAGGTTCAAATGAAATATTGAAAAGTATaaagtattatataaatggaaggcTTTATTAGTATAAATATTTCACAGCTGGCTTTTTTGAAAGAATACAAACTTATGAGTAATTTAACTAGGGTCCAGTGGCGAGGGTAGAAATATCTAGCCTACAATTTCATGTATAGTTATGATGAACACTCAGGGTACAAATGACAAAAGTGACTTGTTTATAATCATTCACTTGATAAAACTCAGGTTCTGAGCTATGAGCCCACTGAGGGCAGAGAAAATGCCTTGTTCATTCACGTACCACTGGTGCCCAGCACGCATTAAATGAACAATGTATTTTTCCTCCCCACCTTCAGGCCTTAcgttattcttttcctttgtcttcccaAGCCAAATGTCTCAGAAGAGTGGTCCACGGTAATGGAAGGAGACTCAGTGCCCCCGTACTTCTCATAACTCAGCACTGCTTCCTGCCATTAAGAGtatcctgatttttttcctctctgtcagCTCTCCTTCCAGGTGATTATTCTCAAGGCTCAGGTGAGAAGGCACTCTGTGCTTTTTTGTAAATTCTTTAAGAGTCCATCCAACTTTCTGTTTTGCCCATCAGTTCTATGAAGATGACTTATAAATCTCTCttcttcagtttcctctcctgaCAACTAACCTTCCATTTCCAACATTGTCTTAGTTAATTCACtgcagatttaatttttttttaactccaaatCTTCCCCACCTCACTCATGGTTCCTTTATTCTAGTACATGGCACCCACATTCTCCAGATATCTTTAGAAGCAGTACTCAGTTCACATATCTCAATGGTTTCCTATTCCCTCAGGAAAAAGCTCAAATTCTTTTGACTGTCACTCACGGTTAAACACATCTTACTGTAACTTAGCTTTGGGGCCTGACCAACTGGTACTCCCCTATGTAAAATTTCTGATCCATCCAAACGGGTATCCATCATCTCCTGAAAAAAATACCCCTCGTATTGTTTCCTTTTAgaaaatttcttttagaaaaattgaCCTAATTATAGGAAAATTCTTCCTAATTTTCCTCACCAGTATGAATTCTTCAAAGTCCAGCTAAAGGGACAACTTATTCTTGCTGTCATGTTGAACAAcaagaaacacattttgaaaaccaTTACGCAGTTCTTAGTAGTTGTATGTGAGGCATGACCAGAAAATAATGACATTGATCTTGACAAGAAATAACAGTCATTACTTTATCTTTAAACAACATACTTTTCATTCTTAAGTAAAATTAGCTGCTTAAAAGCAAGGACCAGGCTTACTgatctctcttcccttctcatcACATGCTTCCTTTTTACACACCCAGTGTTTGCCCAGAACGGATAGTCAATATCTATCAAGTGATTGATGTAAATAGGTACAATCAGAACAGGTTAAGGTTAAAGAAACTGCTGGTAGACATCAACCAGTAATTAACTAAAGTCAAGTCAACctcgctatttttttttttaagatttaaaaaatatttatttatttatttggctgcgtcggctcttagttgcggcaggcgggatcttcgttgaggtgcgcgggtcCTCAGTaattgcggcgcgtgggcttagttgccctgcagcatgtgggatcttagttccccgaccagggattgaacctgcatcccctgcattggaaggcggattcttaaccactggaccagcagggaagtccttgcTTCAGTTTTTTCAACTATAAAATGCAGATAACAATGCCGATCTCAAGGgactatttaaatattaaatactatAACATAAATAACTGCACTGTGAGCCTCAAAGTGTGTAACaatattcattattatttccCTCAGCTCTTGATGTAGCAGTAGGACTTGGGATGAACTAAAAGGCATCCTGGAGACGTAACACATCCAGAATGACTCTTGAGgatctccctggtggtccagtggttaagaatccgcctgccaatgcaggggacatgggttcgagccctggtccgggaagatcccacatcctgcggagcaactaagcccgtgcgccacaactactgagcctgagctctaaagcccgcgagccacaactactgaagcccacgcacctagagcccgtgctctgcaacaagagaaaccaccgcaatgagaagcccgcgcaccgcaacgaagagtagccctcgctcgccgcaactagagaaagcccgcgcgcagcaacgaagacccaacgcagccaaaaataaataaaataaataaataaatgaatttattaaaaaaaaattctaatcacTTCCAACAGATGAGGGAAACGCCGAGGCCCAGATTAGGAAGGAAGGCAACACGCCCCAAACCAACAGGAAGTTTGAGGCAGATTTGAAACTAAGTTCGCAAGGATATTAAATCTGAACTCTCAAGTTGCAAACTCAAACTCTGGATAATTTTTAGGGAGCCATAAACCACTGTCAGGGACAGGGGCACGATAGAGCGTGAAAGGTGGTCACGGATATCCACTCTTCTCATTCTCAATCCATCCCAAGAATTCATGTCATCCCTTTGCTTGTGAATCCTCAGAGTCTCAGAGTCCGCTCCGATATACAGCT
Protein-coding regions in this window:
- the ZDHHC5 gene encoding palmitoyltransferase ZDHHC5, which encodes MPAESGKRFKPSKYVPVSAAAIFLVGATTLFFAFTCPGLSLYVSPAVPIYNAIVFLFVLANFSMATFMDPGIFPRAEEDEDKEDDFRAPLYKTVEIKGIQVRMKWCATCRFYRPPRCSHCSVCDNCVEEFDHHCPWVNNCIGRRNYRYFFLFLLSLTAHIMGVFGFGLLYVLYHMEELSGVRTAVTMAVMCVAGLFFIPVAGLTGFHVVLVARGRTTNEQVTGKFRGGVNPFTNGCCNNVSRVLCSSPAPRYLGRPKKEKTIVIRPPFLRPEVSDGQITVKIMDNGIQGELRRTKSKGSLEITESQSADAEPPPPPKPDLSRYTGLRTHLSLATNEESSLLGKDSPPTPTMYKYRPGYSSSSASAAMPHSSSAKLSRGDSLKEPTSIAESSRHPSYRSEPSLEPESFRSPTFGKSFHFDPLSSGSRSSSLKSAQGTGFELGQLQSIRSEGTTSTSYKSLANQTRNGSLSYDSLLTPSDSPDFESVQAGPEPDPPLGYTSPFLSARLAQQREAERHPRLVPTGPTHREPSPVRYDNLSRHIVASLQEREKLLRQSPPLPGREEEPGLGDSGIQSTPGSGHAPRTSSSSDDSKRSPLGKTPLGRPAVPRFGKPDGLRGRGLGSPEPGPTAPYVGRSMSYSSQKAPSGVSETEEVALQPLLTPKDEVQLKTAYSKTNGQPKNIGSASPGPGQPPLSSPTRGGVKKVSGVGGTTYEISV
- the MED19 gene encoding mediator of RNA polymerase II transcription subunit 19 produces the protein MENFTALFGAQADPPPPPTALGFGAGKPPPPPPPPPGGGPGPAPPPTAASAPSGADKSAAGCGPFYLMRELPGSTELTGSTNLITHYNLEHAYNKFCGKKVKEKLSNFLPDLPGMIDLPGSHDNSSLRSLIEKPPILGGSFNPITGTMLAGFRLHTGPLPEQCRLMHIQPPKKKNKQKHKQSRTQDPVPPETPSDSDHKKKKKKKEEDPERKRKKKEKKKKKNRHSPDHPGVGSSQASSSSSLR